The region TATCACACaagacatatttatttatttcatcgtATTTGTATTCACAGGAGCGGCCGCAGTTTAAACAGGTGCTGGTAACCTTGGAGACGATGGCGAATGACAGCAGGCTACCTGACCAGTGCAACTCCTTTCTGCATAACAAGGACCAGTGGAGGTGCagtgtgcgcgcacacacacacacacacacacacacacacacacacacacacacacacacacacactaaaacacTCTCTCACGCTAtctaaaaatactcaagtacaaaaaaaagtcttaaaccTCTCACACAGTccagaaaaaaatctcacaagcagaaaaaaaaagtcacacattccaaaaaactctcacacaaaAACTATGAAATACGCAAAAAACATTCACAGTCTCCCCCCAATAAAGTATCACATGCATTAAAAATGTCTCTCATGCACACTGGAAGCACctcttacacacacaaacacataccaaaaaaactaccgcttctctctctcgctctctctctctctcgctctctctctctctctctctctctctctctctctctctctctctctctcacacacacactcacacacacacacatgcacgcacacaagaCTAATCTGTTTTATGCCCAAAAAAGTCCTTcactcacccaaaaaaaaaactctcgcACCAAAAAACTCTCATTACATGCACTGACAAAGCATTCACAcatatgaaatacatttttcacacCAAAAACtactgcctctctctctctctctctctctctctctctcactctcactcacaaaaaaaaaaacactctcatACATCAAAAAGTTCTCTTACCCCCATTATTCCCCCAttgtcaggggaaaaaaattatatattttttttctatgtgacCCTTTTTGTGGAAGTGAAAAATTGTGTGTTTGAAAGGAagctcaaaaatgaaaatgaaaacatctcAAATGTTGAATATTGATTGGCCTTGCCATGACAATAAGTTCCATTTCTGTAAAGTGTGGTGTTGTGGTGAGTATgagagttttgtgtgtgtgtgtgtgtgtgtgtgtgtgtgtgtgtgtgagagagagagaggtaaaTGTTATTTGTTGCCTTTTTCAGAACCTCATGATAGCCCCCCGCACCCCCTATAGAGTTGTATGGGTTACTGAGCTGCGTATCACTGCCGCTGTACTGCTGAAATCTAAAATAAGCCCCCATGCTAAGTGTTCACGGTAAAGATTCCTCTGCTCCCTCGCTGTTGAGGCTTCAACGGAGACGAACATTGAGGCGTGACGGGAAACAGCCAGAAAGTGTAGGTCGCATGTGAGCGAGGGGGGGGGCACTTGGCAGCAATTGTGATATAGATAAGGGGTAAGGAAGAGGAAGGAAGGTGTGAGATTCTGCGCATATTTACAGCAAGGCCGTCATCTTTGCATTTTGTTGTGGGATGAATGAAGCATGAAAGCACACTCAGGAAAGAACGCAACACGATTCATTTCTCTTGGTGGCCCTGAGAATATTAGCTCTAGTGATTTGGAATGCAGGATTTGATCACTGGGGCTCTAGCGGCCTCTTGTGGTCTTAGATGATACTACAGCTAAGATTCAGTTGGCACTTTATGGATGCAATATTGAGTCACAATTTGGGTTCCAAAATTCattggatttatttttctcaCATTAGAGGCACTTGTCTCTCAGAGTTGACCCGAAATTAACACATACCATTTTAATTACGATCTGCATTTCCAAATGAAATGATATGCAAATTTTCCATGTTGACAGATTTGCATGCCTGTAAAAATGACATGTAGCATCACATCTACCAGGTGTGAAATTGAGTCGACCCTGGAGCGCCTTCGGAAGCTGGAGAGGGAGCTGTACTCCAAAGAGAAGGAGCTGGAGGAGCGGGAGAGGCGGCTTCGGCTGTGGGAGGAGCGGCTGATGGAAAGATCCAACATGACTCCCAGCCCCACCTCCTTACTCATGGATCGCTCCAACATGTCGCCAGTGAGTCGCGTGGTCAAGTCGTGTCCAAACTTCATCTCATTGGGAACTAAAAAGGATTATTCATGCTTTAGCCTCCTCGTCTCTGGATTGTTGCAATTCACAGACCCCCCACAACCAATCAAAAGCTTCATAAAAGCAATCAAATGTTTCAATATCATCTCCTCAAActctttttaaaatgtcttagGGCCTTGATACATATTTACATGAACCGATGAGCTGACTAAGCAGGGGAATAGGTGGAAATGAACTTGCGCACAAAATTACCTTAATGGCTAACTGGTTCTTTCTGCACCGAAGCATTACAGCGACTAACTCGAATGTATCAGATTGACACTCGttattatctaaaaaatatCCAAACTTTCACTCTTGAGGCGATACAATGCGAGGCAGACAGCTCAAACATTTGAGCGAGGTAATAGATTTGTTCTCAAACTGTTTGGATTGGTTAATAATTTGTATAAACAACAGACAATGTGGTATTGATTtggaaataaatattaaattaatcatATTTGGACTTTGACATGTTTGCCTGACAGCAATATGTGTGCAAAGATATTAAGGATGGGCGAGTGCCTGTACCAGGTATCAGTACATATTCAtacgatacctggccttattttaaggtatcggtaatTGTGAAGGCATCCGATAACAGTATTTGTGGCTGTTTTGCAATTAGACTAAAAATGAGAAGaatggaaaattgccattaatttcatgcaatgttaAGTACCAATGCTAGTCTTTCCTTAAAATGATCGTCATTTTTTGGTTGggaaatttgatgtatcaaaatgtacttgtggtatcggtacttgatattaatgactactcaagagtactCACACTGGTATTGATCTGAAAAAAAGTTCTATCCAACATCTtattttaactaattcactgccattgacaagtaTATTTGTTAATGAAAGGTTTACATgtcaattactgtacattttctcTATCATTTGATAGATTCAGTTTTTGGgtcttgaaaatgtcaaaatgttcttAACTGGCTGCTAGTGAAGAAGCGTTGACTACAGGTTGTAACGCACTTTGACAAaatcagttgggtcaaaaataacccaaaatgggtcaaaaagggaccgttatttaaataaccaaaaaaGTTCGGTCAAATACCCCCCATTCccgccccaccccaccccccattcAACtcattgggttattcaattcatccaaaaactttggaaatgaataaccccacaaacaacctaaaaaaaaaaaaaggttgatttgtgggttattaatttaatttgaccaaaGTTTTTGAGTTATAAAACCCAAAAAGCTGGGTTGgctcatttttgacccaattcaaatGGGTTATTTAATCAATTCAAAACGAACCAAGCAACCCCAACAAAatggattattaatttaatttgacccaactctttttatttttttatttaagtaatAACCCATTTATAATAgccatttttgggttgtttttcggttattaatttgacttaactttttgggtttaataattcaaaaagttgggtcggtcctttcttgacccaatttgaggtattttttacccaactgtttttaaagtacactctttcaaaatcattcaaattttgACACTCATCTCTCTATGCCTCCTGTCAGTTCTTCACACCAATGTCCATCGGTTCCACTGGCTCCTTCTTCCGCTCGCACTCTCAAGACTCCAACAGCGCGGGGCTGAGCAGCGCGGGGCTTAGCAGCGCGGGCGTCAGCAGCGCGGGCGTCAGCTGCCTCCTCCGCACTCTGAGCAACGGCGACAGCGAGAAGGGGGGCAGTGCGGTTCTGGAGCGGGGGGTGGGCTCTCTGGACAGCGGGCGGCTGCACGTCATGCTCCGAGGCCTGCAGGGGAGGTTCAAAGAGGAGGACAAGGAAGACGAGGGCACCCTGGAGGACAAGGCTTGGGGCCAGAGGGATGAAGGCGGCAgcatggagggagggagggtgcAGGTGACGCTCAGAAGCTTCCCAGGGGGGAGATTGGAGCGGGAGGAGAGGACGTGGGAGGAGGGGGACGTGGAGAGAGGGGGTATGCAGAGGAGCAGGGTGACCACCATCGTCAGAGGCTACTCGGGCGGCTTCGGAGAGGCCGAGGGTGAGAAAGACGGAGGGTGGGAGTCTGAAAAAGTGGACGAGGGAGGGCTTGAAGGAGGGAGGCTGCCCGCCATGTTTAAAGGTCTCAGTGGCAGTTTAGGGGGTTTGGAGGACATGCTGTCCTTGGACGGCATGGGGGAGATGGACAGGCTAGGCGACATGGACGTGAACATGGGGGACATGGGGGTGGTGAAGGTTAGGAGTGAGATGGGGGTCAGGGGTCACTCGGGGGTGCAGGTGAGCATGCGGGCCTCATCCAATCAGAACTCTGTGAAGAGCTGCAGCGTGCGACACGGATCCAAAATCAACATGGCCACCGCCGCCATGGACATGATGGAGCTCGACTGGTCCGACAGCGATTAGAAGACACGCCACGAAAACACAAACAGTGTGCGTGTTTAGTTACAAAACttttatttgttcaaatgttctttttttatcaaaagCAATAAAGTCAACCTATGTGTATGTACTGTGAAGAGAAAGGAAACAAAGTGATGATTACTGTCAATGTTAAAGGCTTCACCTGTGTAATTTACTGTACTGCATAACACActgtatgtctgtgtgtgttttctgctTAGTATGTAGATTTGAGTAGATTTTGATCAGATGTAACTGTgatcttgtgtgtgtgaatttttgccattttcatttttcaataaaaaaaaaagacttatacGATTCTAGCCTCTGTATATAGCAGTGCTTTTTGTTATGAATGAATGAGGAGACACAAATGGGCATTTTACACAAACACAGACGGAAAAAcacattacatatatatatatatatatatatatatatatatatatatatatatatatatatatatatatatatatatatatatatatatatataaataatagaaATGACCCCAGTTGAGTCACACGCTAAGGAGCAAAGCCACTCCGGCCAGGACCCATTTGGCAGGCCGTTCCCTTGTTTTCAGGCTCAGAGTCCAAACATAGGTGGGCCCTCTGATCTTGGTCTTATAGAGAGGACACTCGTAGATGTTCCTGGTCTCCTGGCGGTCGTTGGGAACAGCTCGGACAGAGATGACGGGCATGGCCGGGGTCAGCTCCTTTAAACATGCTTCTGTGATCACCCCGGCCTGAGTATCCCACCTGGCCCCTACAAAAACATCAGAAAACGATCATCCAATTAGTGAAGGCCATTAAAGGAAGATGATCCATGTTGTAGGCAACTACCTTCCATGTAGAGTCCATAAACATAAGCCCCCTCTCTTGCAGGCTGGTTGAACTCTTCCTTGAACTTTTTGGTCACGTCCACAGTCAGGTTGACTTTATCCAGGGGCCACTCGTTCTTACGGGCCAAGCTCTGCATCACGGCTAaagatcaagaaaaaaaataaatcacatttttgaaataaaatactaaatgcAGGTTTGCTCACGGTATGAATGTGCATTACCAGTGAGGAAGGACTGTGGGTTGAAGAGTCCACTAAGCCACACAACAGTGGGTAGTGACAGATCCTGAGTCCAGCTGTCTAACTCTTTACAACGCTGTAACACGTCATTGtacctgacacacacacgcacgcacaaaaaaacaacatccacGGTATTGCAATCTCTGAGCGGTGATGCACACgatatacattaaataaattaaagtacACACCCATTTGGATCCcatgaaataataaatatcaaaaataaaaataatcagaaaTGCTGTCATCCCAAATGcatgtaatttttaattttaggatgactgtattttatatattgtatatatctTATATTGAcactgttagaataaatgtacataagttatcccatatttactcttacgTACAGTATCGCAAAGCACGACTCATGCTCTTGCAGCTTCAAATACAAGAActgtgcccttatcacaagaGAGCGACTAGAACATTTTGCGGTTGAACTGTTGAACTGTTGAACTTGGTGGTTTTAATATTGCTGCTGTGCTctcctttagagcagcaacggcTGTGTAACTAGGGAACGcccgcaaaaaaaataaaaagagagggctcggGAGAATGTGCTTCAGAGCGGTAGGAGAtaactgtgcacatctctgtccattctcctcgcgagcaaaaagtctcttgtcttccttccatgtgtgttgtttattaaatgttctaggttgactgaacctgacagacACTCTGTACagtgttctttttgtttgtgaGTATTTTGTGGCTGCGtttgtgctctttctgaaaTTACCTAAATTGGCCACAAGACGACGGCAAGTTCTGCCTAAtgtaaaagtagtgctttggcatcATTTTTGTCACAACTATaggcaataataaaaaaagtgtaGATTTTTTTGCTAATTGTGGAAGGATGTGTTATTTGCTATCTACTGTTTTGTGAGACATGAAATGTGCCATGCATACAGTAATCTGCTTCATTGTTATTCATTGAAGTCGCAAAGGAGGGCAAGGAATTGCTTTCCAAtatgttgttgattactgaaattGATTTTAACACAATTCGACCATTCAATGATGCcctgagatacaagtttaaccCATTCCGTTACTCGAAACGTGTatccaaatcatctttccctattgaaatgaatggaaatgctattaatccattccagcccactcaccaaaaatattgtattaacaGCCCTCCATATACAATGCATactttatatgaaaaaaaacattaagtaaTAGAATGCAAACTGTTTGTGCatcataattaattcattataaaTCGAGTCACCTTTATCTCAAGGCTTACCATATGGCGAGGCCGTAGGTAGACGGGTAGGCCAGCTTGGTCCAAGCGTCAGGGACGTTGTCAAGAAACAAAGCCGCCTGGAGCTTCTCCATCTCGGGGGAGATTGCAAGCTCacccttgacaaaaaaaaaaacgacgcgATTACACAGAACAAAACCGGCACAAAGCCGTGAGTGAGGTTTCAGCTTACTCTCAGCCCCAGGTCAAGCTCCTTGAGCGAGCGCCGTATTTCGGCGATGAGCATGTTCATGCGCTCACACTCCTGGAAGCAAACCAGGATGTAAGGAGACCGTTCAGCTGTCTTGGCGGTGATGTCTGTCATGTTGTACTGCTCTGGAAGCTTTTCCAGAACTTCATCCAACACTGTTTTCACCTGAAGttgtggtaaaaataaatacaaataaaatataaataaataaatataggaaaccctaaccctaaactaaaaaaataaaataaaaaaatgcccatatatatatatatatatatatatgggcatttttttttaaatatatatatatatatatataaagatacatgtattataaaaaaaaaagaattaaaaaaaaaaggaaacaatcgTACCATACTTGGTGTCATTACCTTCTCCTCCAGGGTCCCAGAGGCCCCTTCCCCCATGACAGCATCAGGAGACTGCAACTCCAGCAGCGTGTGGAAAAGATTATCTGACGTCACGGTCAGGAAGTCAATTTCTGCGTTGGTGTGCAGCCCATAATGGACAGGACTCTCATGGGGCAGCATTTCATCTATGAAGTTGTGGTAACCCTGGAAGACAACCCAATACAGTTTGATGGGGGACATTTACAAGGACAGAGAAAAATCTGCATCTCTTAATCTGAGGCCATGATCCTCAATTGAGAAAGGATGGAGGATAAGATGGTTGTTGTGGACATGTTCATGAGTGAAGTCAAATATTGGAGCATGAGATGCGGGCCATTGCTgagtctgcagtgatgcggactctgcaTCACTCAATGTAGTGAAGAAGTTTCAATTTACCGGTCGATTTATGTTCCCGCCCACAGCTGTGGTCAGGAGCTGTGagtcgtgaccaaaagaacaagttGGTGGGCACGAGTGGCTGAAATGAGTTTTCTCCACAAGGTGTCCTGGCGCGCCTTTACAGATAGGGCGACAAGATCAGTCATCCGGGCGGGGGTCCGAGTCGAGccgcattgagaggagccagatTAGGACGCCTCCTTGGAATGAGTCCATTCAAGTGAATGAGAGCGAGTCCCGAATTTCAATTTATCCccgtttttgtctttattttagacCTTTTTTTCTGTAGCAACTTGTGTGCTCTTTGACTGACATTGCGCAGTATATAGCGGTCCTAAAGTGGCTAATTGAAGCTAAACACTCAAATTCAGACCTAATGGTTGTAACCTGCGCCCAAAATATTCGTTATCAGGACATTTCCCCTGGATGAAGAACTACGGCTTGATAATGAGCTTCCTTATTTCCACCATCTTTCCTCAGTAACGATCGAGGCTGTCTCAATGGCAATGAGACGATATGCCTGGTAAGTCTGATAAGTCCGATAAGTCTGGGCTTCCCCACTTCAGCTGCTGCCGATGGATATTCAACACTGTTTCCTGAACAGCTTACCTTGTAGTCCAGGTTGGACGGAACCAAAAATCCTGGAGCTAATGCTAGCTTCCGGTCAAACTgcagataaaaaacaaaacaaaacagtgcttGCTTTGATATCAGAGTTGTTACTCTACCTGGTTGTGAGTAAGGTTTACAAGCCAACCTGGTTGGTCTGCATGTATTCTTCTAGGTATGTTCTGCAGAGTCTTCTGTCCCAGTCATCAGTGATGTGTCCCCCATACATGATCTCACCAAAAAGATAGCGCAGGTCCTCCCATGGCACCTTCATCATGAACACAATCATCACATGTAACTCCTCATTAGCATCTCTGAGACGTACAGAAGCGACACCTGTGCATTCGCCTCCAGATAGTTGTAGAGGACATTCACTGATATGGTGAGGTCTCCAGTATTGAAAGGGTACTTCCTGTTCCATCCCTGGGGTCCGAACTTCCT is a window of Vanacampus margaritifer isolate UIUO_Vmar chromosome 2, RoL_Vmar_1.0, whole genome shotgun sequence DNA encoding:
- the map3k20b gene encoding protein kinase Npk, with protein sequence MSSPGSSFVQIKHEDLLYYENCGGGSFGSVYRALWISQDKEVAVKKLLKIDKEAEILSVLSHKNIIQFYGAVLESPNYGIVTEYASGGSLYEYLSSEQSEEMDMEQIMMWAIQMAKGMHYLHAEAPIKVIHRDLKSRNVVMTADKVLKICDFGASKFLSHTTHMTVVGTFPWMAPEVIQSLPVSETCDTYSYGVVLWEMLTREVPFKGFEGLQVAWLVVEKQERLTIPTSCPASFAELMRKCWQAEPKERPQFKQVLVTLETMANDSRLPDQCNSFLHNKDQWRCEIESTLERLRKLERELYSKEKELEERERRLRLWEERLMERSNMTPSPTSLLMDRSNMSPFFTPMSIGSTGSFFRSHSQDSNSAGLSSAGLSSAGVSSAGVSCLLRTLSNGDSEKGGSAVLERGVGSLDSGRLHVMLRGLQGRFKEEDKEDEGTLEDKAWGQRDEGGSMEGGRVQVTLRSFPGGRLEREERTWEEGDVERGGMQRSRVTTIVRGYSGGFGEAEGEKDGGWESEKVDEGGLEGGRLPAMFKGLSGSLGGLEDMLSLDGMGEMDRLGDMDVNMGDMGVVKVRSEMGVRGHSGVQVSMRASSNQNSVKSCSVRHGSKINMATAAMDMMELDWSDSD